The following coding sequences lie in one Apium graveolens cultivar Ventura chromosome 1, ASM990537v1, whole genome shotgun sequence genomic window:
- the LOC141662594 gene encoding outer envelope pore protein 37, chloroplastic isoform X1, with protein MESATVTTPQNKNPAETSLMWWRSAPLRVTSEFDSESSLCFHKISTKLMDNLVKFKLSFRNDTQGQVNDPHLTFTSKHLSLDFDVEERNALVKAKFQLSPSLHLTATRDIKAQEGELAMVADLASTAYKFELSSALPSGGLPRATLKFPLGEVSLEEKEEDEDNMKKMLSINGTLKGQLLSGICTASYRDENLNMRYLYKDELMSFTPSVSLPSNALSVAFKRRYSPSDKLSYFYNFNSNVWSVVYKHKVGKDYKFKAGYDSEVQLGWASFWVGDEAGKAKAAPKKMKFQLMLQVPRDDIKTSTLMFRLKKRWDF; from the exons atgGAATCAGCAACAGTAACAACACCCCAAAACAAAAACCCAGCTGAGACTAGTTTGATGTGGTGGCGATCAGCACCCCTGAGAGTGACGTCAGAGTTCGACAGTGAAAGCTCCTTGTGTTTCCACAAAATATCCACCAAATTAATGGACAATTTGGTCAAATTCAAGCTCAGTTTTCGTAATGACACTCAAGGACAAGTCAATGACCCGCATCTCACCTTCACTTCTAAGCATCTTTCTCTGGATTTCGACGTTGAAGAACGTAATGCGCTTGTGAAGGCCAAGTTTCAGCTCTCTCCTTCGTTGCATCTCACTGCCACTCGCGATATCAAG GCACAAGAAGGAGAATTGGCAATGGTTGCAGATCTTGCTAGTACAGCCTACAAGTTTGAACTGTCATCTGCTCTTCCATCTGGTGGTTTG CCAAGAGCAACTTTAAAATTCCCCCTAGGTGAAGTTTCATTGGAAGAGAAGGAAGAAGATGAAGATAATATGAAGAAAATGTTATCGATAAATGGAACTCTTAAGGGTCAGCTTCTGAGTGGAATTTGCACTGCATCATACCGGGATGAGAACTTGAATATGAGATACTTATATAAG GATGAACTGATGTCCTTCACTCCAAGCGTTTCTCTCCCTTCAAACGCACTCTCAGTCGCATTCAAACGCCGTTATAGTCCTTCAGACAAGTTGAG TTATTTCTACAACTTCAATTCGAACGTCTGGAGTGTTGTATACAAGCACAAAGTGGGCAAGGACTATAAATTCAAAGCTGGTTATGATTCCGAGGTTCAACTTGGCTGGGCATCATTTTGG GTTGGGGATGAAGCTGGTAAAGCAAAAGCAGCCCCAAAGAAGATGAAATTTCAGTTAATGCTTCAAGTGCCTCGGGATGATATCAAAACGTCAACCTTAATGTTCCGATTAAAAAAGAGATGGGACTTTTGA
- the LOC141662594 gene encoding outer envelope pore protein 37, chloroplastic isoform X3 codes for MESATVTTPQNKNPAETSLMWWRSAPLRVTSEFDSESSLCFHKISTKLMDNLVKFKLSFRNDTQGQVNDPHLTFTSKHLSLDFDVEERNALVKAKFQLSPSLHLTATRDIKAQEGELAMVADLASTAYKFELSSALPSGGLPRATLKFPLGEVSLEEKEEDEDNMKKMLSINGTLKGQLLSGICTASYRDENLNMRYLYKDELMSFTPSVSLPSNALSVAFKRRYSPSDKLSYFYNFNSNVWSVVYKHKVGKDYKFKAGYDSEVQLGWASFWDRRRVLGRVLKGRGN; via the exons atgGAATCAGCAACAGTAACAACACCCCAAAACAAAAACCCAGCTGAGACTAGTTTGATGTGGTGGCGATCAGCACCCCTGAGAGTGACGTCAGAGTTCGACAGTGAAAGCTCCTTGTGTTTCCACAAAATATCCACCAAATTAATGGACAATTTGGTCAAATTCAAGCTCAGTTTTCGTAATGACACTCAAGGACAAGTCAATGACCCGCATCTCACCTTCACTTCTAAGCATCTTTCTCTGGATTTCGACGTTGAAGAACGTAATGCGCTTGTGAAGGCCAAGTTTCAGCTCTCTCCTTCGTTGCATCTCACTGCCACTCGCGATATCAAG GCACAAGAAGGAGAATTGGCAATGGTTGCAGATCTTGCTAGTACAGCCTACAAGTTTGAACTGTCATCTGCTCTTCCATCTGGTGGTTTG CCAAGAGCAACTTTAAAATTCCCCCTAGGTGAAGTTTCATTGGAAGAGAAGGAAGAAGATGAAGATAATATGAAGAAAATGTTATCGATAAATGGAACTCTTAAGGGTCAGCTTCTGAGTGGAATTTGCACTGCATCATACCGGGATGAGAACTTGAATATGAGATACTTATATAAG GATGAACTGATGTCCTTCACTCCAAGCGTTTCTCTCCCTTCAAACGCACTCTCAGTCGCATTCAAACGCCGTTATAGTCCTTCAGACAAGTTGAG TTATTTCTACAACTTCAATTCGAACGTCTGGAGTGTTGTATACAAGCACAAAGTGGGCAAGGACTATAAATTCAAAGCTGGTTATGATTCCGAGGTTCAACTTGGCTGGGCATCATTTTGG GACAGGAGAAGAGTCCTTGGAAGAGTGTTAAAAGGAAGAGGAAATTGA
- the LOC141662594 gene encoding outer envelope pore protein 37, chloroplastic isoform X2 codes for MESATVTTPQNKNPAETSLMWWRSAPLRVTSEFDSESSLCFHKISTKLMDNLVKFKLSFRNDTQGQVNDPHLTFTSKHLSLDFDVEERNALVKAKFQLSPSLHLTATRDIKAQEGELAMVADLASTAYKFELSSALPSGGLPRATLKFPLGEVSLEEKEEDEDNMKKMLSINGTLKGQLLSGICTASYRDENLNMRYLYKDELMSFTPSVSLPSNALSVAFKRRYSPSDKLSYFYNFNSNVWSVVYKHKVGKDYKFKAGYDSEVQLGWASFWNILQDRRRVLGRVLKGRGN; via the exons atgGAATCAGCAACAGTAACAACACCCCAAAACAAAAACCCAGCTGAGACTAGTTTGATGTGGTGGCGATCAGCACCCCTGAGAGTGACGTCAGAGTTCGACAGTGAAAGCTCCTTGTGTTTCCACAAAATATCCACCAAATTAATGGACAATTTGGTCAAATTCAAGCTCAGTTTTCGTAATGACACTCAAGGACAAGTCAATGACCCGCATCTCACCTTCACTTCTAAGCATCTTTCTCTGGATTTCGACGTTGAAGAACGTAATGCGCTTGTGAAGGCCAAGTTTCAGCTCTCTCCTTCGTTGCATCTCACTGCCACTCGCGATATCAAG GCACAAGAAGGAGAATTGGCAATGGTTGCAGATCTTGCTAGTACAGCCTACAAGTTTGAACTGTCATCTGCTCTTCCATCTGGTGGTTTG CCAAGAGCAACTTTAAAATTCCCCCTAGGTGAAGTTTCATTGGAAGAGAAGGAAGAAGATGAAGATAATATGAAGAAAATGTTATCGATAAATGGAACTCTTAAGGGTCAGCTTCTGAGTGGAATTTGCACTGCATCATACCGGGATGAGAACTTGAATATGAGATACTTATATAAG GATGAACTGATGTCCTTCACTCCAAGCGTTTCTCTCCCTTCAAACGCACTCTCAGTCGCATTCAAACGCCGTTATAGTCCTTCAGACAAGTTGAG TTATTTCTACAACTTCAATTCGAACGTCTGGAGTGTTGTATACAAGCACAAAGTGGGCAAGGACTATAAATTCAAAGCTGGTTATGATTCCGAGGTTCAACTTGGCTGGGCATCATTTTGG AACATTTTGCAGGACAGGAGAAGAGTCCTTGGAAGAGTGTTAAAAGGAAGAGGAAATTGA